Part of the Kineococcus aurantiacus genome, GGCGACGGCGCGGAAGAGGGTGCGCAGGGGTGTGGTCAGCACACCGTGGTTGTTCCCCGTCCGGCCGGTGGTACACGTCACGGCCCGCGCGGGACGGGACGGCGGTCCCCGCTCGTTGCACCTGGTGATGGCCACCGCCGCTGCTGCCTCCAAGCCCGTCCTCTGGGTCCCCCGCCACGTCCTCGTGACCGCCTCCGCGCAGGCCGAACCCCACGGCCGCGCGATCCTGGACCGCCTCGCCGCCGCGGGCGTCGACGACGTCCGGCTGCTGACCGGCGACCGCCTGCCGCCGCTGCGCGGGGACGACGACCGCGCCACGTACGCGCGCGCCAAGCGCACCCTGGCCGTCGTCACGAGCGCGCAGTCCAAGCGGCGGCCCACGCCGATCCCGCCGAGCGCGGACTTCTCCTTCCCGCTGGCCGAGGGCTGCCCGGGCCACTGCCAGTACTGCTACCTGGCCGGTTCGCTGGCGGGCCCGCCGATCACCCGCGTCTACGCGGACCTGCCCCGGGTCCTGGAGGGTCTGGACGCCGTGGTCGGCACGGGCGCCGTGACCTCCGGCACGGCCGCGCGCGGTCACGAGGGCACCACGTTCGAGGCGTCCTGCTACACCGACCCGCTGGCGCTGGAGCACGTCACCGGGTCGCTGGCCGCCACGATCACCCACTTCGGCACCCACGACTGGCCCGGGCCGGTGCAGCTGCGGCTGACGACGAAGTACGACGACGTCGAGCCGCTGCTGGACCTGCCCCACCACGGCCGGACCCGCGTCCGCGCGTCGGTGAACGTCACCGACGTCGAGCGTTTCGAGGGCGGCACCGCGCGCGTCGCCGCGCGCCTGCACGCCCTCGGGCGGCTGGCCCGGGCGGGCTACCCCGTGGGCCTGACGATCGCGCCGATCATGCCGGTGGACGACTGGCGCGGGCAGTACGCCGGGCTGCTGGACGCCGCGGCGGCCGAACTGCCCGCCGGCGCCGACCTGACGGTGGAGTGCATCACGCACCGCTTCACGCCGAAGAGCAAGGACGTCCAGCTCGGCTGGTACCCGCGGACCAAGCTCGACCTCGAGGAGTCGACCCGCAGCCGCAAGCACGGGAAGTTCGGCGCCGTGAAGTACGTGTACGACAGGGACACGATGCGCGACCTGCGCGGCTGGTTCGAGGCGGCCGTCGCCGACCGCCTGCCCGCGGCCCGCCTCCTGTACTGGACCTGAGGCCCGGGGGCCGGTCCTCACCGGTACCGAGCCTCGTTGTCACTGAGCTGAGGCTCAGCTAACCTGCGGCCGCCCGGCAGTCGCCGGTCCCCTCCACCCCCGGGAGCCCCGACGTGCCCTCGCGCCGAGCCGTCCTGTCCAGCGCCACCGCGGCGACCCTGACCGCCGCCGGCCTGACCGCCTGCTCCCCGGCGGCACCGGCCGCCGGGGACGCCCCCGCCGGCGCGGGCGGCACCGCCGGGGCGTTCCCGCGCACCGTCGAGCACGAGCTCGGCACCACCGAGCTCGCGCGGCGCCCCGAGCGCGTCGTGTGCGCGACCGACGGCGCGGAGCTGTGCTCGCTGCTGGCCCTGGGCGTGCGGCCCGTCGGCTTCGGCCAGCGCAACGACCCGCTGCGCCCGTGGGTGCGCGACCTGGCGCGCGGGGTCCCGTCCTACCCGCTGGCCGAGGAGACGAACTTCGAGCAGCTGGCCGGGTGGGCCCCGGACCTGGTGCTCGTGCAGCGGGGCTTCGCCGACACCGGCAACCTCGCCACCTACTCCGCCGTCGCCCCGACGGTGGTCACCAGCTTCATCGACTGGCGCACCAACCTGGAGCAGGTGGGGCGCGCGGTCGGCCGCGAGCAGGAGGCCGCCGAGCGCACCGTCGCCACCGACGCCGCCGTCGCCGAGACCGCCGCCGCCCTCACGGCCCGGGCCCGGGCGCTGACCGTGCGCACGGTGGCCGCCTTCGACGACGGCAGCCTCTACGTCCTCAACGACCAGTCCCCCGCGGGGCGGGTCGCCGCCGCGATGGGCCTGCCGGGCCTGCCCGCGGCCACCACCGACGGCGAAGCCGTCGAGGTCCTCTCGGCCGAGCAGCTGGTGCAGCTGGAGAGCGACTTGCTGGTGCTCCTCGACTTCGGCGCCGGCCGCGCCGCCACCGACGCGCTGCGCGCCCGCGAGGCCTTCCAGCAGCTGGAGGTCGTGCGCGCCGGGCACGTCGTCGAGCTCGACGAGGAGCAGTCCAACCAGCTCTACTTCGACTCCGTCCTCACCGTCGAACCCAACGCCGCGCTCCTGGCCCGGCTGGTGACCGACGCCGTGGCGTGACCCGGGCGGGGACCGGGGCGCACCGGGTGCCAGACCCTCCGAGGGTCACGCCCGGGCACCCCCGCGCTGCCTAGCGTCGGGGCGTCCCGCCCGCCCACCCCAGGAGCCCGCCGTGCCCACTCCCACCGTCGTCCTCGTCCACGGCGCCTTCGCCGACGCCGCCAGCTGGGCCCCCGTGACCGCCGACCTGCTCGAGCGCGGGTTCACGGTCCGGGTCCCGCCCGTCTACAACCGCAGCCTGGCCGCCGACGCCGCGTCGGTCCGCGCCGTCGTCGAGCAGGTCGAGGGTCCCGTGCTGCTGGCCGGGCACTCCTACGGCGGGGCGGTCGTCACGGTCGCCGGGGCCGCCGAGAACGTCGTCGGCCTGGTCTTCGTGGCCGGTTACGCGCTGGCCGAGGGCGAGAGCCTGGGGCAGCTGCAGGGCGGGTTCCCGGACTCCGACCTGGCCGCGCACCTCGTGTACACGCCCTACCCGGTCGAGGGCGGCGAGCCCGGCACCGACGTGTCGGTGGAGGTCGACGCCTTCCCCGCCGTGTTCGCCGCGGGGGTGCCGCTGGAGCGGGCGCGGGTGCTCGCGGTCTCCCAGCGCCCCCTGTCGGGCGCGGCCTTCGGGGAGCCGGCGTCGGTGGCGGCGTGGCGGACGAAGCCGTCGTGGGGCATCGTCTCGGCCGCCGACCACACCATCAACCCCGACGTGGAGCGGTTCGGCTACGAGCGCGCCGGGTGCCGCAAGGTCGTCGAGCTGGACGCCCCGCACCTGGTGATGCAGACCCACCCGCGCGAGGTCGCCGACGTCATCGCGGCCGCGGCCGCCGAGACGGCCTGACCCTCACGGGCCCCGCCCGCGTGCCTGCGCGCGGGCGGGGTGGGTACCGGTCGCCGGAACCCGTCCCCCGACGATCGGAGCAGCACCGTGGACCACTCCCGCACGCCCGTCCTGGAGGCGGTCGAGGCCTTCCACCGCCGGGGTGACGTGGTGTTCGGCCCACCCGGGCACCGGCAGGGGCTCGGGGTCGACCCCCGCGTCCTGGACGTCATGGGGACGGGGGTGTTCCGCGCGGACGTCCTCACCCTCAACGGCCTCGACGACCGCCGCGAGTCGCAGGGCGTCGTCAGCCGGGCCGAGGAACTGATGGCCGACGCGGTCGGTGCCGACCGCGCGTTCTTCTCCACCTGCGGCAGTTCCCTGTCGGTCAAGAGCGCGATGATCTCCGTCGCGGGGCCGGGGGAGGAGCTGCTGGTCTCGCGCAACGCGCACAAGTCCGTCATCGCGGGCGTCATCGTCTCCGGCATCGACCCCGTCCGGGTCCACCCGCACTTCGACGCCGACCGCCACCTGGCCCACCCGCCGGAACCGGCCGACGTGCGGGCGGCGCTGGAGGCGCACCCCGACGCCGAGGGGATGCTGCTCATCTCGCCCACCGACTGGGGGACGTGCGCCGACATCGGCGGTGTCGCGGACGTGTGCCACGAGTTCGGGGTGCCGCTCATCGTCGACGAGGCGTGGGGGGCGCACCTGCCGTTCCACCCGGACCTGCCCGAGTGGGGGGTGAACGTCGGCGCGGACCTGGTGGTGACCAGCGTCCACGAGATGGGGGCCGCGATCGAGCAGAGCTCGGTGTTCCACCTCACGGGCGACCGCGTCGACCCCGACGTCCTGTCGGCCCGCGAGGACCTGCTGGGCACGACGAGCTCCTCGCCGCTGGTGTACGCCAGCCTGGACGGCTGGCGGCGGCAGATGGTCGAGCAGGGCCGCGAACTGCTCGGGGCGGCGCTGGAGCGGACCGCGCGGCTGCGGTCCGCGGTCGGGGACCTGGAGGGCCTGGACCTGCTGGGCCGCGAGGTCCTCGGCACCGGGGGAGCGTTCGAGCTGGACCCGCTGGCGCTGACGATCGACGTGCGGGGTCTGGGGATCAGCGGGTTCCAGGCCGCGGAGTGGCTGCGCGCGCAGTGCAGGGTGGACGTCGGGTCCGCCGACTCCTGCCGCATCGGGGCGCGCCTGACCCACGCCGACGACCAGTCCCGGCTCGACCGGCTGCTGGAGTCCCTGCGGCGGCTCACGACCGCGCGCTTCGAGCGGCCGGCGCCGGTGGACCTGCCGAGCCCGCGGGGGCTGGAGCTGGAGAACGCGGTGCTGCCGCGGGACGCCTTCTTCGGGCCCGCCGAGCAGGTGCCCGTCGAGGAGGCCGTGGGGCGCGTCGCGGCGGAGATCGTCAGCCCCTACCCGCCGGGGGTCCCCGTGCTGACCCCCGGCGAGGTCGTCAGCGCCGAGGCCGTGGACTACCTGCGCTCGGGCGTGGCGGCGGGGATGCTGGTCCCGGACGCCGCCGACGCCTCGCTGCGCACCCTGCGCGTCGTCGCCCGTTGAGGGGCAGGCGGGACGGTCAGAACACGCCGTTGAGCTCGATCTCCCGCTTGCGGGCGACCGAGCCGCCCACGAGGAAGAACACGCCGAGCAGCAGGTAGAGCCAGTTGCTCGCCGCGTCGGTGGGCAGCACGGGGTTGGTGGACTGGTTGACGATCCCGACGCCGGCGACGCCCATGCCGAGGAGCGCCAGGGCGTGCAGGACGACGTTCTTGTGGGCCTGGCGCACCGACCCGGCGAAGGCGATGACGGTGATGCCCCAGAGGAACAGCAGCGCCGACGTCACGATCGAGACGGTGAAGATCCCGAACAGCTGCGCGCTGCTGCGGAAGATCCCCATCTCGTCGTAGTTCGTCGTGATCCCGGGGATCACGCCGCAGATCCCCAGCAGGCTCAGCAGCGCCCCGGTGAACTGGGCGTGGCGGCGGACGGGGCCGCCGCGGGTCTTGAACACCTGCGCCGGGTTGGACTCGGCCTTCAGGACGGTCTCGACGTCGTCGTCGCGGCGGGGCTGGAGGGCGCGCTGGTCGGTCATCGGCACTCACCGTTCGTGGTTCGTCGGGCGGAGGGTCGCGAGCCGCGTCTCTGGACCGCTGGGATCCGAGCATGGCACCGGCGTTCCGCGCTGGCGCGCCGAGCTCAGCCGTTCCAGTCGACGAGCTGGACGACGACGCCGTTGGGGTCGCGGACCTGGAACGCGCGCTCACCCCACTCCTCGACGGTCAGCGGCATGGTGATCCGGACCCCCTCGGCCCGCAGCCGGGCCAGTTCCCCCTCCAGGTCGGTGACGACGAAGGCGACGATCTGCCCGCGCGCGACCTCCTCGCGCTGGTCGGCGGGCAGGGTGGGCAGGCCCCGGCGCAGGTAGATCAGCTGCAGGCCCGCGTCGGGCCGGCTGAGGCTGACGAACCCGTCGGCGGACTGGTCGACGGTGAAGCCGAAGTGCTCGGTGAGGAACGTGGCGGAGGCCCGTTCGTCCTCGACGGTCAGGGACAGCGCGCTCGCGGTGATCTGCACGGCGACCTCTTCTCTGTACGGTGTACGGAGCGGAACGCGCCACCCGGCCGGGTTGTTCCCGGCCCCCCGCCCTCGGCGATGATCGGCGCGTGAGCCCCGACCACCCCGGCGCCGGCGACCCCGCCCGCACCCTGGCGCTGCTGTGGCGGGACCCGGCCGCGGTCCCGGTGAAGGGCCCGCGCCGCCGGCACGACCTCGACACCGTCGTCGCCGAGGCCCTCGCCCTCGCCGACGCCGAGGGGCTCGCGGCCCTGACGGTGCGCCGCGTCGCGCAGCGCCTCGGCATCTCGGCGATGTCGCTCTACACCTACGTCGCCGACCGCGCCGAGCTCCTCGACCTGCTCCTGGACGCCGCCTACCGGCAGATGCCCCGCACCGGCACCGCCGGTGCGCCCTGGCGGCACCGCCTCACGGTGATCGCCCACGAGAACCGCCGGCTCTTCGAGGACCACCCCTGGGCCGCCGAGGTCTCCACCGTCCGGCCCTCCCTCGGCCCGGGCCAGACCGCCAAGTACGAGCACGAGCTGGCCGCCTTCGACGACACCCCCGCCGACGACGTCACCCGGGACGCGTGCCTGACCCACCTGCTCGTCTTCGTCCGCGCCTGCGCCCGCGACGCCGCCGACGCCCGCGCGATCACCGCCGCCACCACGACCGACGCGCAGTGGTGGGCCACCGCCGGGCCCCTGCTCGAACGGGTCCTGGACCCCCGGCGCTACCCCCGCGCCGTGCGCGTCGGCACCGCCGCCGGGCAGGCCGCCGGCAGCGCCCATGACCCCGAACGCGCCTACGCCTTCGGCCTGGCCCGCCTCCTCGACGGGCTGGCCCCCCTGCTGGACTGACCCGCGCGTCGCTGTCGCTTCAAGTTCCCCACCCCGTTGCCGATGGACCCTGCGCGGGACACCACGACGGCGTCCGCGAGGGGTGAGGAGCGAGCACGCATGCCCACGGCAGCAGTCACACCGGGCGCAGGGGCGTCCCGGACCAGGAAGCGCTTCGCCGACCGGTCGGTCGCGACCAAGCTCAGCGCGCTCATCCTGACGTCCACCGTCATGGCGGGCGCCCTGCTGGCCGTCGGGTTGCAGGGGATCTCCGACGTCACCTCCCAGGCCGACGCCATCTACAACCGCAACCTCGTGCCGGCCGCCGCGCTCGGGGAGGTGCGGGTCGCGACGATGCAGGCCCAGCGCGACCTGGCCAACCTGGCCCTGGCCGAGGACGACACCGCCCGCCAGGACCTGCAGCAGCGCCTGTCCGCCGACGACGAGGCGATCGCCGAGGGGATGGACGCCTACCGCGCCTCCCTCAGCACCGCCGCCCAGCGCCAGCAGGTCGCCGCGTTCGACACCTGGTGGAGCGCCTACCGCACCACCCGCGACAACTTCCTCGTGCCGCTGGCCACGTCCGGCGACGTCTCCGACCGCGCCGCGTTCCAGACGCTCTACCTGGGCAACGTCGCGATCCTGGCGGAGAACGCCGAGAGCGCCCTGGACGAGCTCGACCAGCTCGGGCAGGAGGCCGGCTCCGCCTCGGCCGCCGCGGCCCACCACAGCGACACCCGCGCCCGGCAGGTCCTGGCCGCCGTGACCGCCGGCGGCGTCCTGCTGTCGGTGCTGCTGGCCGT contains:
- a CDS encoding VOC family protein; the protein is MQITASALSLTVEDERASATFLTEHFGFTVDQSADGFVSLSRPDAGLQLIYLRRGLPTLPADQREEVARGQIVAFVVTDLEGELARLRAEGVRITMPLTVEEWGERAFQVRDPNGVVVQLVDWNG
- a CDS encoding TetR/AcrR family transcriptional regulator C-terminal domain-containing protein gives rise to the protein MSPDHPGAGDPARTLALLWRDPAAVPVKGPRRRHDLDTVVAEALALADAEGLAALTVRRVAQRLGISAMSLYTYVADRAELLDLLLDAAYRQMPRTGTAGAPWRHRLTVIAHENRRLFEDHPWAAEVSTVRPSLGPGQTAKYEHELAAFDDTPADDVTRDACLTHLLVFVRACARDAADARAITAATTTDAQWWATAGPLLERVLDPRRYPRAVRVGTAAGQAAGSAHDPERAYAFGLARLLDGLAPLLD
- a CDS encoding ornithine decarboxylase gives rise to the protein MDHSRTPVLEAVEAFHRRGDVVFGPPGHRQGLGVDPRVLDVMGTGVFRADVLTLNGLDDRRESQGVVSRAEELMADAVGADRAFFSTCGSSLSVKSAMISVAGPGEELLVSRNAHKSVIAGVIVSGIDPVRVHPHFDADRHLAHPPEPADVRAALEAHPDAEGMLLISPTDWGTCADIGGVADVCHEFGVPLIVDEAWGAHLPFHPDLPEWGVNVGADLVVTSVHEMGAAIEQSSVFHLTGDRVDPDVLSAREDLLGTTSSSPLVYASLDGWRRQMVEQGRELLGAALERTARLRSAVGDLEGLDLLGREVLGTGGAFELDPLALTIDVRGLGISGFQAAEWLRAQCRVDVGSADSCRIGARLTHADDQSRLDRLLESLRRLTTARFERPAPVDLPSPRGLELENAVLPRDAFFGPAEQVPVEEAVGRVAAEIVSPYPPGVPVLTPGEVVSAEAVDYLRSGVAAGMLVPDAADASLRTLRVVAR
- a CDS encoding DUF4383 domain-containing protein, with amino-acid sequence MTDQRALQPRRDDDVETVLKAESNPAQVFKTRGGPVRRHAQFTGALLSLLGICGVIPGITTNYDEMGIFRSSAQLFGIFTVSIVTSALLFLWGITVIAFAGSVRQAHKNVVLHALALLGMGVAGVGIVNQSTNPVLPTDAASNWLYLLLGVFFLVGGSVARKREIELNGVF
- a CDS encoding alpha/beta fold hydrolase, which gives rise to MPTPTVVLVHGAFADAASWAPVTADLLERGFTVRVPPVYNRSLAADAASVRAVVEQVEGPVLLAGHSYGGAVVTVAGAAENVVGLVFVAGYALAEGESLGQLQGGFPDSDLAAHLVYTPYPVEGGEPGTDVSVEVDAFPAVFAAGVPLERARVLAVSQRPLSGAAFGEPASVAAWRTKPSWGIVSAADHTINPDVERFGYERAGCRKVVELDAPHLVMQTHPREVADVIAAAAAETA
- a CDS encoding ABC transporter substrate-binding protein translates to MPSRRAVLSSATAATLTAAGLTACSPAAPAAGDAPAGAGGTAGAFPRTVEHELGTTELARRPERVVCATDGAELCSLLALGVRPVGFGQRNDPLRPWVRDLARGVPSYPLAEETNFEQLAGWAPDLVLVQRGFADTGNLATYSAVAPTVVTSFIDWRTNLEQVGRAVGREQEAAERTVATDAAVAETAAALTARARALTVRTVAAFDDGSLYVLNDQSPAGRVAAAMGLPGLPAATTDGEAVEVLSAEQLVQLESDLLVLLDFGAGRAATDALRAREAFQQLEVVRAGHVVELDEEQSNQLYFDSVLTVEPNAALLARLVTDAVA
- a CDS encoding spore photoproduct lyase family protein; translation: MATAAAASKPVLWVPRHVLVTASAQAEPHGRAILDRLAAAGVDDVRLLTGDRLPPLRGDDDRATYARAKRTLAVVTSAQSKRRPTPIPPSADFSFPLAEGCPGHCQYCYLAGSLAGPPITRVYADLPRVLEGLDAVVGTGAVTSGTAARGHEGTTFEASCYTDPLALEHVTGSLAATITHFGTHDWPGPVQLRLTTKYDDVEPLLDLPHHGRTRVRASVNVTDVERFEGGTARVAARLHALGRLARAGYPVGLTIAPIMPVDDWRGQYAGLLDAAAAELPAGADLTVECITHRFTPKSKDVQLGWYPRTKLDLEESTRSRKHGKFGAVKYVYDRDTMRDLRGWFEAAVADRLPAARLLYWT